From the genome of Halomonas sp. I5-271120, one region includes:
- the catA gene encoding catechol 1,2-dioxygenase, with protein sequence MTVKIFDTPEVQDFLTTVAGFDQSGGNERTKQIMHRLLSDLFRLIDDFDVSEEEYWSAVNLLNALGSQTQFGLLSPGLGFDHYLDMRQDAIDAEAKRTGGTPRTIEGPLYVAGAPQAEGFARMDDGQDTDGETMWLTGQVRDVEGNPVAGAKVEIWHANSKGGYSFFDETQSEYNLRRTILTDSEGRYTARSIIPSGYGVPEGAPTDVVLKALGRHGERPAHIHYFVSAPGHQHLTTQINLAGDPYTFDDFAFATREELVVPARRSEDAAEIASRQLDGPFAEVVFDVGLAKTDAPELQVRHKRPRAKEDEQDQASQLAGTARV encoded by the coding sequence ATGACCGTTAAGATTTTTGACACCCCCGAGGTTCAAGACTTCCTGACCACCGTCGCCGGCTTCGACCAGAGCGGCGGCAACGAACGTACCAAGCAGATCATGCATCGGCTGCTCTCGGACCTGTTTCGCCTGATCGATGACTTCGATGTCAGCGAGGAGGAGTACTGGTCCGCCGTCAACCTGCTCAACGCCTTGGGCAGCCAGACTCAGTTCGGCCTTCTGTCGCCGGGCCTGGGCTTCGACCACTATCTGGATATGCGCCAGGACGCAATCGATGCCGAGGCCAAGCGCACCGGCGGCACGCCGCGTACTATCGAGGGCCCACTCTATGTGGCAGGCGCCCCGCAGGCCGAAGGCTTCGCGCGGATGGACGATGGTCAGGATACGGATGGCGAGACCATGTGGCTGACCGGTCAGGTGCGTGATGTCGAGGGCAACCCGGTGGCTGGCGCCAAGGTCGAGATATGGCACGCCAACTCCAAAGGCGGCTACTCCTTCTTCGACGAGACTCAGAGCGAATACAACCTGCGTCGCACCATCCTTACCGACAGCGAGGGCCGCTACACGGCTCGCAGCATCATCCCCTCCGGTTACGGCGTGCCGGAAGGTGCTCCCACCGATGTGGTACTGAAGGCTCTGGGCCGGCATGGCGAGCGTCCGGCGCATATCCATTACTTCGTCTCCGCGCCGGGGCATCAGCACCTGACGACCCAGATCAATCTGGCCGGCGACCCCTATACCTTCGATGACTTCGCCTTTGCTACCCGCGAGGAACTGGTGGTTCCTGCCCGCCGTAGCGAAGACGCCGCCGAGATTGCCAGCCGCCAACTGGACGGCCCCTTCGCTGAAGTGGTGTTCGACGTCGGACTAGCCAAGACCGACGCCCCCGAGCTGCAGGTTCGCCACAAGCGTCCGCGGGCCAAGGAAGACGAGCAGGACCAGGCGAGCCAACTGGCGGGTACCGCCAGGGTCTGA
- the catC gene encoding muconolactone Delta-isomerase, protein MLFQVEMTVKLPPSMPAEQVAEIKATEKAYSQELQRAGKWRHLWRVAGSYSNVSIFDVEDNAELQELVSNLPLFPYMEISVKPLCRHPSSIREDDA, encoded by the coding sequence ATGCTGTTTCAGGTGGAAATGACCGTCAAGCTGCCGCCGTCCATGCCGGCCGAGCAGGTCGCCGAGATCAAGGCAACCGAGAAGGCTTACTCCCAAGAGCTGCAGCGCGCAGGCAAGTGGCGCCATCTGTGGCGCGTGGCTGGCAGCTACTCGAACGTCAGCATCTTCGATGTCGAAGACAACGCCGAACTGCAGGAGCTGGTCAGTAACCTGCCGCTCTTCCCCTACATGGAAATCAGCGTCAAGCCCCTGTGCCGCCACCCGTCCTCTATCCGCGAGGATGATGCCTGA